The stretch of DNA GTTCACGGTTTTGAGTGGTATCTAAGCTTAGAACGCTGGCTCCCCCTTCATCTCTTCAATCTCCAAAACTACCGCACAGCAAGGCACCCAGCTATCTGTAAGCAGCTTTTGTCAGTCAATCAGGGCTGGGATTCCGGCTCTGGCCCACCCTGTTGCAAATGGGTCCGTAGAGCCAGGGTTGTGCCCACCCCTGCGGGATAGTCTTTGTAGGGTTGTGGCTGACGACTCCAATCCAGTTGGCGAGTGTTACGGGCTAGTCCTTCTGGGGAATATTTGGTGAACTCGTGGTAGAGCAAACTGGCGCACGAAGAAGGCTCAGACATGGCGAGGCAGAAATGAGGCAGAGGGATGCCACAAGTGTACTGTTCTGGAGGGTTTTGCTTAGGCCAGTTTCCTCCAGCGGCCATCGGGAATCAGCACACAACCCTGCACCTGCTCCGGTCGGCCCAAGTAAATCCAGGCAAAGTTGCCACTGTCCAGACACAGCCACTGCCGTTCGTAGACATGGGGATGCTCCTCCAGTTCATCCAACCGGGACAACAACCCCAATGGGATCCGGTAACACTCGCCGTAAAGTCGGTTTTGTCCGGGAATGGCCATCGGGTAAGGGCCGAGATCGTAGAGATCGATTCCTCTTAGGCTGTCTTCCCGCAAAAATTCTGCCCCACTCATCAAGCTGTGGTACTGGCCACCCCGCAGCAGGGATCCGTACACAAAAACCTCTGTGGTGGTTTGCCCATCCATGCATTTCATCCGTTCGACTCTCTCCAGGTCAGGGAGATTGAACCCATTTTTGGCCGATGCGCGGTTCGGATCCCGCCAGCAACCGTTCAATATTGCGCCGGTGGGTGGCAACTACGTAAACTCCTCCCGCCAGAGCAAACAACAGGTAGGGCAAGGGCTGATCTGTACTCCACATCAATACAGGAGCCGCCACTGCCGCCAAAATGGAGCTGAAGGAAACGATGCGGGTGAGGGCAATCCCCAGCAGCCACACTCCAAAAATTGCCAGTGCCACCGGCCAAGCCATCGCCAACAAAATGCCCAAGCTAGTGGCCACCGATTTGCCCCCCTTAAAGCCCAGCCAACAGGAGCGGCTATGGCCGATGATCGCCAGGAAAGCGGCCAACACCACCCACCACGGGGATCCCAACGCCCCTCCCAATCCAACGGCGGCGGCTCCCTTAAACGCATCCACCAGCAACACCAGCAGCGCCGGCCCTTTCCCCAAGGTGCGCAACACATTCGTCGCCCCCGTAGAGCCGGATCCCTGGGTGCGGATGTCGATGCCCCCCCACCAACGCCCCACCCAATACCCCGTCGGGATTGAGCCGAGGAAGTAGCCACCGACCCCAGCAAGGAGGGCCAAAAGCGGTGCAGGCATGGCCAAGTCTTGAATGCTCCCCCTTCACTTTGCCATATTGTTTGCCTCAAGACGGCTGAAAACCAGGGACTGCCGCAACCACAGCTCCCTTGTAACCTCCCTCAGAAAAAAGAGCTTCCCAAAAAGATTGATGACCTTGATTCACCTGATCAACATCCCCGTCGCCAATACTTCTGTGAATCCGGCCTGCAGTACGGGGGTAGCCCTGTTTGTCGGCGATTGGGCAGTGGCGCAACTGTGGTTGTTCTGGGTGGCTCCCATTCTCGGGGCATTACTGGGATCCCTGATTTACCGAGTGATCAGCGGTGAGATAGAGTTGCCCCCGGCAGAGGTGGGGACTGAACCGCAAACCTAACCAATGGCTGTTTGTGCTGAGGGTCTTTCTCTCTATCAGGACATCTTTGCCGGCAGGGCATCTTAGGACGATTTTGAACTCGCTACCCAGCGATTCAACTGGCATTGTGCCCAAGAAATGAGGATGTTAGCCTGTTGCCAGAGATGCCCTCAGCCTCCTGTACATCTGGTATCATGCCCAGTACGCGCATCCCTGACAGCTCCACAGGCCCCCTCTCACAGGTGTTACAGAGCTTGGTGGAGAACTCCTACTTGTTTCGCGGCTGGGATCCCGTTGCTCTGGCCGGGGAGCTGAAGGTCGAAGTCAATCAAATTGAGAAGTTCTACGCCAGCCAGTCTCTTTTTACTGCTTTCCAGCCGGAAAAATCGCTACAGAACCTCTACGTTGTGCTTGCCGGCGGGCCGATCATCATTCGCAGTAGCCCACTGGATCGGGTTATTGGCATCAATTACCCCGGCAGTTGCTTGGGCATGCGCAATTTGCCCTTTAGCTACGGCCTCCTGGATTATGCCTTTCCCAGCTTGGTGGAAGCCTACAAAACCACCACCGTTTTGCGCATTTCTCTAGAGGCCTTTCAAGAGTTGTACCGCAACCACGAAAACCTCCAGCATCGCTACAAACGCCTCTTTGAGTTGCGGGAAAAGTTTCAATATCATCTGCTCAATTGCAGTGCCTATCCACCACAGGCCGTGGCCACTGTGCTCAAAGCCCTGGTTTATCAAGAACAAGCACTAGGCAGCCAACCGGATTCTGCCGGTACTTTTACCTTCGACCTCCCCATTGATATCATCGCCCGGGCCAGCCAGCTCAACCCCCGCACTGTGGAACAAGTGCTCAAGGGCATGAGCCAAGTTGGGGTGATTCAACTGCATCCAGAAGCTGGTGGGGATGGCCTCTCGATTCAAGATTTGGAACAACTGGATGAGATCTACGGCATCACCCGTGGCAAGGTGAACTGGTGGCCCCTAAGCCGATAGTTTTCGACTATATCTGACAATAATTCAATAATTAAAATTAAGCAATTAAGCTCAAAAACAGTTGAGCCAGCTCATACCCTCTAGGACTCACAGATTTTGAATCAAGCGGCAATCGAGAGTTTCCCTTGGGTTTGTGGATGAACCATCGGCAAGGTGAAATGGAAAGCACTACCCTGATCCAGTCCGGCAGATTCCGCCCAAATCCGCCCCCCCATGGCTTCGATGATCAATCGGCAAATGGCTAACCCCAGGCCCGTCCCCCCCACCGAACGCCGCAGGGATCCCTCCGCCTGGTAAAACCGGTCGAAGATGGCCTGCAACCGATCCGGCTCAATGCCCCGCCCGCTATCAGCGACGGTGAACTTCACCATCCCTACAGATCCAACAGCGGCTTCTACCACCTCGACTCGGATCCAGATTTGTCCACTGGCAGGGGTAAATTTGCAGGCATTGTCCAGTAACTTGCGCAACACCTCCACCAGCCATTCCCCATCCGCACGCACCATGGGTAACCGCTTGGGCATCACTTGCTCAATGGCGGGTAACGCCTCATGCCGACGCCGCGCCTTGATGTTGCTCAGGGCCAAATCCACACATTCTTGGGCTGATAGGGGTTCAATGTGCCAACGGATACGACCACTTTCCAGCTTAGAGAGGGTGAGAAAATCCTGCACCAATTCCCGTAGCCGACTGGCATCTTGCAGGGCAGTGTTCAACATTTCCTGTCGCATCTCCAAGGGCATATCCGGGTCGCTGGCCAAAGACTCTAGGCAAACCTGGATGGTGGACAGGGGGGTGCGTAGTTCGTGCCCCGTGACGGCAATCAGCTCTGATTTAGCCTGATCCAGGGCTTCCAGTTGTTGGTTGAGTTCCTCCAGGTGTTGATAGGCTTCTGCCTGCAGCAGGGCGACCCCCACTTGGTTGGCGATGGCTTCGGCCAGTTCCAGGGTGGCCGATTGCCAACGATGGGGTTGCTCATGGTGCAGCTCTAGGATGCCCAGCAGCCGTCCTTGGTAGAGGATCGGCATGGCCACCCAAGCGCGAATTTTGGCACTACGCCACAGCTCCGGCATCCGACCCAGATGCTGATGGTTCTCGCTGTCTTCGCAACATACCAGCTGCCCCGACTGAATCGCCTCCCGCAAAAAGGGGTTGATTTGAATGGGCCAGAGGGATCCCTTCAGGCTGCCCATCGTGAGCGTGCGATACTCCTGCTCGATCCGAACCTCAGGGGCTTGGCCGTCGTAGCGGTAGATTAAACACCGCCCCACTTCTGCCACCTGCCCCAACTCCTGCACGGCAATGGCGAGAATGTCACTGGGATCCAAAGACTGCCGAATGGCACTGCTGATACGGTTGATCAGGTGCTCTTTGCGCTCTTGGGCCTGAATGGTGCGGTAGGTGCGCTGCAGTTTGTATTGCCCCGCCTGGAGGTAGGTAATCAATCGTTCTGTGAAAGGGCCGGGGTTGAGTTGGCTGGTGCTGTCCGCCAGGGATCCCTCTAGGTACTGGCGAATTGGCTCAATGCGAGGGGTCAAATCCGGTCGATAGCCGAGGATTTTAGGCAGCAGAGCCAAAGCTGCCTGTGTGGTTGTGAGGCGATCGAAAGACCAAATCCCATCAAATTGCCGGGCTGTATCCATATCGCTGCCCCCCCAGGATGAGTTGCGCTTCACCCGCGCCCGTTCCCGACAAACCAAGCAGGTGGCGTAACTGGCATCAATCACAATCACATGCCACTCTTGAGCCAAGGGATCCGCCGGATCCAGAGGGATGGTGTGGTAGGGCAGATCCGTTTGAGCAAAGTCCGTTTCCGGGGTTGCCAACACAAAGACATCCTGGGCCACTGCGCTGATGCGACGGTAACGGCGGGCCTCCTGGCGGTAGTAGCGTTCCTTTTGAAAGTTGGCGAAGACCCACGGGGATCCCTGCCCTTGTAACACCTGATCCTCGATGGCATGGCTAAGGGCGACCAGGGAAGATTTGAAATACAGTTGTGGGCGTAGGTGTGGCAAAACCTCCAACAGATCGCTCAGTAGGGAAGTACGACTCTGACGGCTCTGGTGAGGAATCGGTCTAGAGCGGGTGGAGGTCATAGCCCTAACGGCAAAACGAGCAGGTCATGGGTGATCAGCACAGAGAATCAGCACAGGCTCACTGTTTAGTCTAACGGTTGGGATCCCAGAGAATGAGGAGCTTAATGAGCTGCAAGATCCAGCTGGCTTAAACTAAGGATTATGAAGTTGTGTGTGGGCCAAATGTCGGGATCCCGGTATAGCCAAGAAGACGTGCAACAGATCCTACAACGGGCCATTGCCCGCCAACCGCGTCTGGGCGAGTTTACCCGTCCTCAACTGCAAGAAATGGCTGCGGAGCTGGGGATCACCTCGCAAGAGCTGGAGCTGGCCGAACGGGAATGGGAAGCTTGGCAACAGCTAAACAGCCAGCATCAGGAGTTTCAGCGCTACCGCCGCCGTCAGTTCTACCACTTGCTTGGGCGCTATGGGATCGTCAATGGCTTTTTGGTGGGGTTGGACTTACTCTCTGGGGGAGGGCTGTCTTGGTCATTGTTTGTGTTGATGGGCTGGGGCTTGGCGGTTTCCCTCAAGGGCTGGAATACCTACCATACCGAGGGAGAACGCTACGAGAAAGACTTTCACAAGTGGCAGAAGAAACGCTTAAAACGCTAGCTTGAGGATCTGATCCACCACCACCAAGGTTTCCTCATACAGGTGATCTGGGCCCAACCGTTGCAGCTCAGCCGTCAGTAGCGTATCCAGTGAATCGTGCTCAATCGGGGCTACCTGCCGAATCACACAGCTTTGAGCTCCCCCCATGGCCTCCATTCGCATACAGCCTGTGGTTTCCGAACAGAGCACGGTACAAGCATCCGCGCGAATATCGCTAGAAGTGAGGCGCATCCCGATTAGATCCCCCGGTTGGGTCATTTCTGAGGCCAAGGGGACTGCTGCCAGTTCCGCCATCACCTCGCCACCGCTTGCCCTTTGGAAACGAATCCGGTCGATCAAATAGTCGTGTTCCTTGGTCTGGACTCGCTCTATCGGTGTCCACCCCAAACGGCTGGCTAACCAACCCAAGAACAGGAAGGCCTGACAAGGGTTACCGGCTTTGTAGTCGAGGGTTACGCGATCGACCGCCTGTAGAGATTCCCGCCGATCCGGGGGATCAAAAGCCTGCGCAGTCAGTTCCTGCCAGGAGCTGAGCCGTTTCCAGTTCAAATCACCACACTGCCGGCCTTCGGTGGTGAGCAGATACATTTCTCCCAGGTCTTCTTCCGGGTTAACAAAGCCTCGTGAATCAACAATGACACGGTTGCTTAGGGAAACCAGCTTTTGAAACAGGAGGCTGTTCAAGTCCAAATCCCCTTGCCACCACAAGAAGGTGGGCAAACTGGGGATCAACAAAGACGCAACCGTACTGCAGGCGCGCACAAAGGCCGATTCCGGCGCTTTCAAGGTGATGTACTCGCAACACACCAGAGAGCTGCGCTGTTCACGGGTCACCGGGCAGTAGGCCGCCACTTGCGATTCGATGACATCCTCTGCGGATCCCTCCCGTTTGGCGCGCAAGTCAATGACGCGGCAGGGGTTTTGGGTGGCAATCGCCTCCACCGTGGGGGAAGGCAACAGCAGAGCATCATCTAAGGATTCGTACACCACCAGGGTAAAGGTGGCAGCACGGGCAGCAACACTCTCTCCTTTGGAAGACCAGATCTTATTCAGTTCCTGCTCAATATCGTCGATGGAGACATCCTTAGGAGCTTGTAAAGGCAGGACGGCAGCAGATTGATCCATAGTCTCCTCCTGGAGTTGGCTCTTGCTCGATTCTAGGCAACCGGGCTGGGTTGGTAGAAGGGCTTAAGGTCAGGTACAGATTGATCCACTCAAGATTGATCCACTCAAGACAGTTCTCCTCAACGCCCAGAAAAACAAAGAGGCTAGGTAGGTCGTGCCTGAATTTTCAAGTCCAAAGGACAACCGGGATCCCCGATCAACTGAATTTCACGCCCGTTGGCATGGAGGTGTCGCAGGATGAAATAGAGGGTTTCGATCCGCTCCGGCGATCCGACTTTTTCCGCCAACTGACCTAGGGTCAGGGATCCCGCATGACTGCGCACCACCTCAATCACCTGCCGCTGCAGTTCCAGCACCGCACTGGCCGCTTTTTTACCCGCTTCCACTCCCGGTTGATGGTAAGCATTGATGTTGATCAAAGCGGCGTAAAGGCCAACCGCCCGTTCATACAAAGCAATCAAAGCCCCCACCGAGCGGGCATCCACCCGCGGAATGGTCACAGTAATCGAGTCGCGGCCATTTTCGTAGAGGGCTTGCCGCGTTCCCTGCAACAGACCACTCAGGTAATCTCCACTGGTCACCTGCGGCTCCACAAAGGGTGAAGGGATCCCTGGCTCACGATCCTGCAACACCTCGATGAAGGTGACGAAGAAGTTATTGATGCCGTCCCGCAACTGTTGCACATAGGCATGTTGGTCGGTACTGCCCTTGTTGCCATAGACGGCAATGCCCTGCTCAACGCGATTCCCCTTCAAGTCGTGGGATTTCCCTAAGGACTCCATCACCAACTGCTGCAAATAACGGCTGAAGAGCAGCAGCCGATCTTTATAGGGCAAGACCACCATATCTTTGCGCCCCTGACCCTGACCGGCGATGTACCAAGCCAAAGCCAACAGAGCCGCAGGGTTCCGTTTCACCTCCGGCACACGGGTGGCCTCATCCATCGTGGCTGCCCCCGCCAAGAGCGCCCGAATGTCGATCCCTTGCAACGCCGCCGGCAATAGGCCCACTGCCGAGGTTTCAGAAGTGCGCCCACCCACCCAATCAAAAATGGGAAAAACCTCCAGCCATCCCGCTTGTCGAGCCTGGACTTCTAGCTTGCTGCCGGGACTGGTAATCGCTACGGCATGGACAGCAAACGGGATCCCGGCCTTTTGGTAAGCTTGCTCCACTTCCACCAAGCCATTGCGGGGTTCGGGGGTGCCGCCAGATTTGGAGGTGATAATCACCAGGGTCTGCCCCAGCTTGCCCGCCAACCGTGCCAGAACGCGGTCAATGCCATCGGGATCCGTATTGTCAATAAAGTGGATATTGAGGGGAGGGTGCTGAGGCGCCAAGGCTTCCGCTACAAATTGTGGCCCCAGTGCCGATCCGCCAATCCCCACACACAACAGCTCCGTAAAGCGCCCCCCACCGCTGGCCGGAATCATGCCGTGATGGATCTTTTCGGCAAAGGCTTCGATCTGCTCGATGCAACCCTGAATCGCTTGGGTCAGTTCAGGTGTTGGGGCCAGCTCAGGAGCCCGTAGCCAATAGTGGCCCACCTGGCGATGTTCATCCGGGTTGGCAATCGCTCCTGCTTCTAAAGCCTGCATGGCCGCGAAAGCCTCAGCAAAACGAGACTGCAGGGATCCCACCTGCTCCGGGGTGAAGCGAATCCGGCTGATATCCAAAAAAAACTCTAGGCCGGGGTGGTAGTAGAGCCAGTCACAGTAGCGTTGCCAAATTTGGGCGCTGTCCATCGGATCCCTCCTCTACCCAGTTGTTGCCACTTGCCCGCTAGACCGTAACGAGCTTACCAGAGCAGCTGTTGCCCTGGCTCAACCCATCATAGGGCAGGGATATGAAAGTCCCCTTAGGCAATCCTGAATGGGAGATGAAGAGAATAGCTGTGCGGGCTCAGAACATGATGTCGTCTTCGGAGCGACCCCAGATGCACCAGATCAACGAAGCAAAGATCGCCATGTAAACCCAGCCCATTGGGCCAAATTGCAGCATGTCCATCTATACATCCCTAAAAGATTTGTTTATCTACCCCAATTATTGTGATGTTTCGTTACAGCGTCAACAGCTCTCTCAGAAAAACCGTCCCCGGAGGCGCAGCCACAACCGACCCCATCGGCTTGGGATCCCTGACCCTGAGCGTCCTAGGTCTTTATGCTTATTTCAAGTGGGCAATTCTTAGATTTCTGAGAAGAGTGTGCTTATTCTGAGAGGGATCCAGATCCAATTGGATCTCTTATGGGATCTCAGAGGAGAGCCTCAGATATCCCTCAGACATTGAAGCGGAAGTGCATCACATCCCCTTCCTGCACCACGTACTCCTTGCCCTCGCTGCGCAGCAGGCCCTTTTCTTTGGCCGCATTCAGGGATCCCGTCGTCACCAAGTCTTGATAGGACACTGTTTCCGCCCGAATAAAGCCGCGCTCAAAATCGGAGTGAATCACCCCGGCTGCCTGAGGCGCTGTCGCCCCAACCGGAATCGTCCAAGCCCGGGTCTCTTTGGGGCCGGAGGTAAAGTAGGTGCGCAAGCCCAAGAGCTCGTAAGTAGCACGAATGAGAGATTTCAGCCCCCCTTCTTTCACCCCGAGGGAGTCCAGATAAGCCTGCCGTTCTTCTGCGGGCAAATCCAACAATTCCGCCTCCACCTGGGCCGAAACCACCACCACACCCGCCCCTTCAGCCTTGGCAAATTGCCGTACCTGTTCTACCCAGGCATTGCCACTGGCTAAGTCTGTTTCCGCAACGTTGGCGGCGTAGATCACTTTTTTACGGGTCAATAACCCCAACCCTTTCACCAGCAGCTCTTCCTCTTGACTGAGGGGCACCAAGCGGGCCGGCTTACCTTCATCCAAAGCAGCTTGTAACTGTTCTAGGGCCTTGAGCTCCACCTGCGCTGTTTTATCGGATTTGGCCTGTTTGCGCACCCGCTCCACCCGCCGCTCGATCTGGGCCAGATCCGCAAGGGCCAGCTCCAGGTTAATTACCCCGATATCCCGCAAGGGATCCACCGAACCGGCCACATGCACGATGTTTTCGTCTTCAAAGCAGCGCACCACATGCACGACTGCATCCACCTGGCGAATGTGGGACAGGAACTGATTACCCAAGCCCTCCCCTTTGCTCGCCCCTGCCACCAAACCGGCAATATCCACAAACTCGATTTGGCTGGGGATGATCTCGGCTGAGCCGCTGATCTTCCCAAGCACCTGTAAGCGCTCGTCCGGCACCGCCACCCGGCCCACATTGGGCTCGATCGTACAGAAGGGAAAATTGGCCGCCTCTGCCTTGGCATTTTCACAGAGCGCGTTGAACAGGGTGGACTTGCCTACATTCGGTAGGCCAACAATTCCAGCTTTTAGCATCAGGTCTTCAGGTGGAGAGCCACAAACTAGGGCAGCCGGGATCCATTGCGAAACTTTAAGATCCCTCTTCCGACCTTAGCATTGGTTGACTCCTGTCCCAAAGCAGCTTGGTCAGGTGGCGGAGTGGAGCAAAGCCAGGTTGGAGAAGGTGAACCGCTTCTCGACGGATCCCGTTTCGGTCTCGGTTTGGATGCGCCGCTCCGACAGAATGAAGTAGTTGCCAACCTTTTCGTAAAGATCCTCAAACTGGCTGCGTCTCCCCTTCTGTTCCCCCGTTTTGGGGTCGTGATAAACGGAGTCGTAGCGGTGGGAAAGGTAGCCCTCACCGGTATCGTGACTGCTAAAGGTATGAATGGTGACGACCACACCATGAATATGCCGGTGCACCATCGTCACTTGGTTATCCCGCACCCGGTAGCGATCCCCAGCTGCTTTGCCCCCCACCAGAATTTCCACCGACCCGTCCGGTAAGGTCTCGCCGTAGCGAAAGGTGTTCTGGCCGTGGGTATCGGCAAAGCTACGACGAACGCGGTGAATGGCGATCTCCCAAATTTGGTTGTGGATGGCTTTCTGGGCCTCCTCATCCTCCACGCCCATAACCGTGGCCTTCAGGTCTGCCCCCACTCGCACCTGCCCAGTGAATGTCCGTTCTCCATCCCAGTAGGTCACGTCTGCGCTGTAGCCCGGAAAGTCGGGATCCCAGGTGTAGCGGTTTTCGTAAGCGGCCCGGAAGAGATCTTGGGCAGAGACTTGGGTAGCAACCATCATCGGTCTCCTTTCCTATTGCAAGTAGTTCTCAGTGGCATCATACCGTTCCTTGGGGCTAAACTGAACCGTTCCCGTAAGCGGGACAGAGTCCATGGAGTTCATTTGGAGAAAGATTCGGCACAATGGGGAGAGTTTTCTTACCCCTACCGAGCTGTTGAGGACGTCACTATGGCCTACAAACTCTGGATCAACGGCCAATGGGCCGATAGCCAAGGGGGAGGCGTCATGGCCATTGAGAACCCCGCGACGGGAGAAACTTTAGCGGAAGTGGTCGATGCCAGCCCGGCTGATGTGGATCGGGCGGTACAAGCTGCCCAGACGGCCTTTTACGATGGCCGTTGGTCGAAACTCACCCCTGGCGAACGCTCCCTTGCCCTCTGGAAACTGGCGGATCTGCTCGAGGCTCGCTCAGAAGAACTGGCTCGGCTGGAGTCGGAAAATACCGGCAAACCCTACGAGCTGGTCAGTTTAGGGGGGGATTTACCGTTTGCGGTGGATAACCTACGCTTCTTTGCTGCCGCTGCCCGCGATACCCATGGCTCCAGTGCCGGGGAATATGCCAAGGGCTACACCTCTGTATTCCGGAAAGAGCCGGTTGGGGTCTGCGCTCAAATTGCTCCCTGGAATTACCCCTTAATGATGGCCGTTTGGAAAATCGGCCCTGCCTTGGCGGCGGGTTGCACCGTAGTGCTCAAGCCTGCTCCCTCCACACCCCTGACCACCCTGATGCTGGGGGAACTGATCGCTGCTGCCGGGATCCCAGATGGTGTGGTCAATATTCTGTCTGGGGGCAACGAAACGGGGCAAGCCCTGGTGGAACACCCGGATGTGCGCATGGTCAGCCTGACGGGATCCACCGCAACGGGCAAAAAGGTGATGCGGACTGCGGCAGACACCCTAAAACGGGTTCATTTGGAGCTGGGTGGCAAAGCCCCCTTCATCGTGTTTGAGGATGCGGATATTGAGACCATCGCGGCCAAAGCCACCTTTGCGGCCACCATCAATACCGGCCAAGACTGCACCGCCGCCACCCGTGTCTATGTACAAGAAAGCAAACTGGCTCAAGCCCAAGAAGCGATTGTTGAAGCAATGCGCAAAGTAACCCTGGGATCCCCTTTTCAATCGGGGGTGGAAATGGGCCCCTTCGTTTCAGCAGCCCAGCGGGAACGAGTCATGGGATTTGTGGAGCGGGCTAAGGCGGCTGGGGCAAAGGTGTTAACAGGAGGGCGGATCCCACCGGAGTTTTCCCAAGGGTACTACTACGAGCCAACGGTGATTACCAATGTTGATCAACGAGCAGAAATCATTCAAAGTGAGGTCTTTGGGCCTGTTCTCACCCTCAGTCCGTTCCGCGAAGAAGCGGAGGCGCTACGGTTGGGCAATGATGTCCTATACGGCTTGGCGGCTTCTGTGTGGACTCAAGACATCGGGCGGGCGATGAAGTTTGCCGCCGATCTGGAGTTCGGCACCGTCTGGATTAACGACCATATTCCCCTTGCCTCAGAGACCCCTCATGGCGGCTTTAAGCAGTCTGGGTTTGGGAAGGATCTCTCGGCGGAGGCAGTGCGAGACTACCAGGTTACCAAGCATGTAATGATTGCTACCAGCTAGTAGCCCCACACCATCACGAATTTCAAAAAGTTTTGGCCAGGAGACGCGCTAGCGTGTCCTTGGCGCAAAGGGCTGTACCGACAGCTTAGCCCGAATCTCGAATCTATCTTTATAGCCCTAGCTTTCCAACCGAAAAATGTGGGCCGGCATCGTCCAGGGATCCAACTTAATGTAGTTGCTGGATCCCTGCCAAGAATAGTGGCGGCCATCCAACAGATCCGTCAGCTTAAAGGTTTGCCAATGTTCCAAGTCCAAAGCCGCCAGGTTTAGGTTGACCCAACCGGATTGAATGTGAAAAGGATCCAAATTCACAGCGATCAAAATGCGATTGGAACCCTCAAAGGTGCGTTTGGAATAGCAAATGAGAGCATCATTGTCGGTGGGGTGAAACACCAAGCTCCAGTCACTTTGCAAGGCCGGGTTTTGCCGACGAATGTGGTTAACCGTGGCGATCAAAGGTCGCAGATTGTCGGGGGTATCGAGATCCCAGTGACGGATCTGATATTTCTCAGAATCCAGATATTCTTCGCTGCCTTTGCGTACCGGACGACCTTCACACAGCTCAAACGCGGGGCCATAGATGCCATAGCTTGCTCCGAGGGTGGTGGCCAAAATAAAGCGCACCATAAACGCTGGGCGACCCCCCGTTTGCAGAAACTCATGCAGAATATCGGGGGTATTCGGCCAAGGGTTGGGGCGGTAATACTCCCGCATCGGGGTTTGGGTCAGCTCCGTGAAATACTCCGTCAAGCCCCATTTGTCGTTGCGCCAGGTAAAGTAGGTATAGGACTGGGTAAAGCCTAGCTTAGCCAAGGATTTCATCAGTTTCGGGCGGGTAAAGGCTTCTGCCAAAAAGATTGTCTCCGGGTGCTGAGCTTTGATCTCAGCAATACACCACTCCCAAAAACCAAAAGCCTTGGTATGGGGATTATCCACCCGAAAGATACTGACCCCTTGGTCGATCCAATACTGGATTACACTTTTTAATTCCTCCCAAAGGGCCTGCCAATCTTCGGTTTCAAAGTTAATTGGGTAAATATCCTGATATTTTTTGGGTGGATTTTCTGCGTATTGAATGCTGCCATCGGGGCGCTTTTTGAACCATTCCGGGTGCTCCTTCACATAGGGGTGATCCGGAGAGCATTGAAAGGCAATATCCAAGGCAATATCGATGTTCAACTTTTTGGCCTCAGCCACCAACTCATGAAAGTCCGCCAGGGATCCCAGTTGGGGGTGAATCGCCTTGTGTCCTCCTTCTGGCCCGCCAATCGCCCAAGGGGATCCGGGATCCCCCGGTTCAGGGGTCATGGAGTTGTTTTTGCCTTTGCGGAAGGCCCGCCCAATGGGATGGATTGGCGGTAGATAGAGAATATCGAAGCCCATCTCCGCGATCATCGGCAGGCGGGCGATG from Thermostichus vulcanus str. 'Rupite' encodes:
- a CDS encoding gamma-glutamylcyclotransferase family protein, with the protein product MDGQTTTEVFVYGSLLRGGQYHSLMSGAEFLREDSLRGIDLYDLGPYPMAIPGQNRLYGECYRIPLGLLSRLDELEEHPHVYERQWLCLDSGNFAWIYLGRPEQVQGCVLIPDGRWRKLA
- the plsY gene encoding glycerol-3-phosphate 1-O-acyltransferase PlsY gives rise to the protein MPAPLLALLAGVGGYFLGSIPTGYWVGRWWGGIDIRTQGSGSTGATNVLRTLGKGPALLVLLVDAFKGAAAVGLGGALGSPWWVVLAAFLAIIGHSRSCWLGFKGGKSVATSLGILLAMAWPVALAIFGVWLLGIALTRIVSFSSILAAVAAPVLMWSTDQPLPYLLFALAGGVYVVATHRRNIERLLAGSEPRIGQKWVQSP
- a CDS encoding Crp/Fnr family transcriptional regulator; the protein is MPSTRIPDSSTGPLSQVLQSLVENSYLFRGWDPVALAGELKVEVNQIEKFYASQSLFTAFQPEKSLQNLYVVLAGGPIIIRSSPLDRVIGINYPGSCLGMRNLPFSYGLLDYAFPSLVEAYKTTTVLRISLEAFQELYRNHENLQHRYKRLFELREKFQYHLLNCSAYPPQAVATVLKALVYQEQALGSQPDSAGTFTFDLPIDIIARASQLNPRTVEQVLKGMSQVGVIQLHPEAGGDGLSIQDLEQLDEIYGITRGKVNWWPLSR
- a CDS encoding DICT sensory domain-containing protein, which translates into the protein MTSTRSRPIPHQSRQSRTSLLSDLLEVLPHLRPQLYFKSSLVALSHAIEDQVLQGQGSPWVFANFQKERYYRQEARRYRRISAVAQDVFVLATPETDFAQTDLPYHTIPLDPADPLAQEWHVIVIDASYATCLVCRERARVKRNSSWGGSDMDTARQFDGIWSFDRLTTTQAALALLPKILGYRPDLTPRIEPIRQYLEGSLADSTSQLNPGPFTERLITYLQAGQYKLQRTYRTIQAQERKEHLINRISSAIRQSLDPSDILAIAVQELGQVAEVGRCLIYRYDGQAPEVRIEQEYRTLTMGSLKGSLWPIQINPFLREAIQSGQLVCCEDSENHQHLGRMPELWRSAKIRAWVAMPILYQGRLLGILELHHEQPHRWQSATLELAEAIANQVGVALLQAEAYQHLEELNQQLEALDQAKSELIAVTGHELRTPLSTIQVCLESLASDPDMPLEMRQEMLNTALQDASRLRELVQDFLTLSKLESGRIRWHIEPLSAQECVDLALSNIKARRRHEALPAIEQVMPKRLPMVRADGEWLVEVLRKLLDNACKFTPASGQIWIRVEVVEAAVGSVGMVKFTVADSGRGIEPDRLQAIFDRFYQAEGSLRRSVGGTGLGLAICRLIIEAMGGRIWAESAGLDQGSAFHFTLPMVHPQTQGKLSIAA
- a CDS encoding 2TM domain-containing protein; amino-acid sequence: MKLCVGQMSGSRYSQEDVQQILQRAIARQPRLGEFTRPQLQEMAAELGITSQELELAEREWEAWQQLNSQHQEFQRYRRRQFYHLLGRYGIVNGFLVGLDLLSGGGLSWSLFVLMGWGLAVSLKGWNTYHTEGERYEKDFHKWQKKRLKR
- a CDS encoding glucose-6-phosphate dehydrogenase assembly protein OpcA, with amino-acid sequence MDQSAAVLPLQAPKDVSIDDIEQELNKIWSSKGESVAARAATFTLVVYESLDDALLLPSPTVEAIATQNPCRVIDLRAKREGSAEDVIESQVAAYCPVTREQRSSLVCCEYITLKAPESAFVRACSTVASLLIPSLPTFLWWQGDLDLNSLLFQKLVSLSNRVIVDSRGFVNPEEDLGEMYLLTTEGRQCGDLNWKRLSSWQELTAQAFDPPDRRESLQAVDRVTLDYKAGNPCQAFLFLGWLASRLGWTPIERVQTKEHDYLIDRIRFQRASGGEVMAELAAVPLASEMTQPGDLIGMRLTSSDIRADACTVLCSETTGCMRMEAMGGAQSCVIRQVAPIEHDSLDTLLTAELQRLGPDHLYEETLVVVDQILKLAF